The genomic window TCCTCGACCGGAGGCTGCCAGCTGACCGGCCGCTCGGCGCGCAGGATCGCAAACGAGCGGTCCCGTTCGGCAGCGGTCGTGGACCAGAACGCGCTCGAGGACACGTCGACCGCGTCATATGGACGGGCGGTGGGATACATCGTTGTCATCGCGGCGGTCCTCCCTCGACTATGACCTCGGTCACGCAGCACGACCCTATGACTAGACAGCGTGTCTAGTCAATACGTTGACTGGTCGAGTATGCTGCTGCACGCAAGGAGGTGCGATGCCGTCGGTCACCCGCAAGCCCCAAGCCAACCGCCAGCTGCGCCGGGAGCAGATGGAACGCCGGCTGTTGGAAGCCACCGAGCGGCTGATGCGCGACGGCGCCAGCTTCACCGAGTTGAGCGTGGACCGGTTGGCGACCGAGGCCGGTATTTCGCGCGCCAGTTTCTACATCTATTTCGAAGACAAGGGCGACCTGCTGCGCCGTCTCGCCGGCCAGGTTTTCGGCGATCTGACCTCCGGTGCGCAACGGTGGTGGGGGGTGGCCTGGCGACACGATCCAGAGGATCTCCGAGCCGCGATGTCGGCCATCATCGCCAGCTATCGCCGTCATCAACCGGTGCTGGTCGCGCTCAACGAGATGGCCGCCTACGACCCGGTCACCACCGAGACCTATGGACAGCTGTTGACGGCGGTGTCAGAGCGGTTGACCAAGGTCATCGAGGACGGGCAGGCCGACGGGTCGATCCGCCGCCATCTGCCTGCGGCCACCATGGCCAGCGCGCTGACGTGGATGGTGGAGCGGGCCTGCCAGCAGAACCTGCCTGCGAATCCGCCCGAGTATGACGCGGAGCTGGCCACCTCGCTCACCGAAATCGTCTGGGGCGCTTTGTATCTCAAGCCCGCATCCGCTCAGTGAGCCGCTACACGGCCACCAGGTCGTCGGCGTGCACGGCAGGCCGGCGCAGCTCCCCGGGCAACTCGGAGGTGGACCGGCCCATGATGGCCGCCAGCTCGTTCGCGTCGTAGGCGACGACGCCGCGGGCGACCACTGCCGTGTCCGGCCCGACCAATTCGACCACGTCGCCGCCGAAGAAGCGGCCGGAGACAGCGGTGATTCCCGCGGGCAGCAGGGATCGGCGTTGGCGCAGCACGGCGCGCACCGCGCCGTCGTCCAGCGTCAGAGAGCCGGCGGATTCGGCGGCATAACGCACCCAGAACCGGCGTGCCGACATCCGCTCGGGCCGAGCGGCGAACACCGTGCCCACCGACGCGTCGGTGAGCGCGGACGCGGCATTGGTCGCCGGGGCCAGCAGCACCGGCACTCCGGCGTCGGCGGCCAGCAACGCCGACGACATCTTCGACGCCATCCCGCCGGTGCCTAGATGGCTACCGGCTCCTGCGATCACGCCGTCCAGATCGGCCGGCCCGGACACCTCCGGGATGAATCGCGCCCCAGGAGTCTTGCGCGGGTCGGCGTTGTAGAGCCCGTCGATATCGGACAACAGCACCAAGGCGTCGGCGCCCACCAGGTGGGCCACCAGCGCCGAGAGCCGGTCGTTGTCGCCGAACCGAATTTCGTTGGTGGCCACCGTATCGTTCTCGTTGACGATCGCCACCGCGTGCAAGGACCGCAGCCGGTCCAGGGTCCGCTGGGCGTTGTTGTGCTGCACCCGCATCGAGATATCGTGCGCGGTCAACAACACCTGCCCTACCGTGCGGCCGTATCGGGCGAACGCCGCGCTCCACGAATTCACCAGAGCGACTTGACCCACACTGGCCGCCGCCTGCTTGGTCGCCAGATCCTTTGGGCGGCGGGACAATCCGAGCGGTTCGAGACCGGCGGCGATAGCACCGGAGGACACGATGACCACGTCGGAGCCAGCCTTCATCCGTGCCTCGATGGCCTCGGCGAGCTCGGCCAGCCGGTTGACGTCGAACATGCCCGCCGGGGTGGTCAGCGCCGTGGTCCCTACCTTGACCACCAAGCTGCGCGCGGTCCGGACCGCCTCACGGTGCGGGCTGGTCATCAGGATTTTCTGTGGTCGGACCGATGTTGTGGGACCGGCGTTGACGGCGGGCGGCTTTGCGCTCGGCGGCGCCGATTCGATCGGTGCGCTCCAGGCGGGCATCGGTGCCCCGGCCTGACATTGCGACATGAGCGCCCGCAGGGGTCTGCGGTTCCCAGTCGAACGTCATGTCGCCGATGGTCACCGCGCAACCGGGTCGAGCGCCCAGCCGCAGCAGTTCGTCCTCGACGCCCAGCCGGGCCAGCCGATCCGCGAGGTAGCCGACGGCCTCGTCGTTGTCGAAGTCGGTCTGGCCCACCCAGCGCTCGGGTCGTGCGCCGCTGACCACGAAACCACCGTGCCCATCGGACTCGACCGTGAAGCCGCTGTCATCGACCGGGATCGGGCGGATCACCGGCCGGCGCGCCACCACTTGCGGCTGCGTAGCGCGGTATTCCGTGATCATCTGCCACAGCCCGAAGATCAACGGCTGCAGATTTTCCCGGGTGACTGTGGAGACGATGAAGACGGGCCAGCCGCGCTGTGCGATCTCGTCTTGCACGAACTCGGCCAACTCGCGGGCCTCGGGCACGTCGATCTTGTTGAGTACCACCGCGCGCGGGCGCTCGGCGAGGTCGACCAGGGCCGCATCCCCTTGCAGGGTCGGCGTGTAGGCAGCCAGCTCTGCTTCCAGGGCGTCGATGTCAGAGATCGGGTCGCGGCCCGGGTCGTTGGTGGCGCAGTCCACGACGTGCACCAGAACCGCGCAGCGTTCGATGTGCCGCAGGAAGTCCAGGCCCAGACCGCGGCCCTGGGACGCGCCCGGGATGAGGCCGGGCACATCGGCAACCGTGAAGGAATGCTCGCCCGCCGACACCACCCCGAGGTTGGGCGCCAGCGTGGTGAACGGGTAGTCGGCGATCTTCGGCTTGGCCGCGGAAATCACCGAGACCAGCGACGACTTGCCGGCCGACGGGAAGCCGATCAGTCCGACGTCGGCGACGGTCTTGAGTTCCAGGGTTAGGTCGCGCGCTTCACCTTGCTCGCCCAGCAGGGCGAATCCGGGGGCTTTGCGGGCGCGTGAGGCCAGGGCGGCGTTGCCCAGCCCGCCGCGGCCCCCCGCGGCGGCTTCGAAGCGGGTTCCCGCGCCGACCAGGTCGGCGAGGATCCGGCCGTTCTCGTCCAGCACCACGGTGCCGTCGGGCACCTTGACTTCCAGGTCGGCACCGGCGGCGCCGTCGCGGTTGCTGCCCATCCCCTGCTTGCCGGACGGCGCGGTGATGTGCGGACGGAAGTGAAAGTCAAGCAGGGTGTGCACCTGCGGGTCGACGACGAAGATGACGCTGCCGCCGCGGCCACCGTTACCGCCGTCCGGGCCGCCCAGCGGCTTGAACTTCTCGCGGTGGACCGAAGCGCAGCCGTTTCCGCCCGAACCCGCCCGGGTGTGAATGACGACCCGATCAACGAATCGAGGCATCAGAGTTCCCCTTCACCTACGGCCGAATGTCCAGCGCCGGCCGTATGGCGACGCTCAGTCGGCGCTGGGTCCGACGATGCTGACGGTCTTACGTCCTCGCTTGATGCCGAACTCGACCGCACCGGAAGCCTTCGCGAACAGCGTGTCGTCGCCGCCGCGCCCGACGTTCACGCCGGGGTGGAACTTGGTGCCGCGCTGCCGGACGAGGATTTCGCCGGCTTTGACGATCTGGCCGCCGAACCGCTTGACGCCCAGCCGCTGTGCGGCGGAGTCGCGGCCGTTACGCGAGCTGGAAGCGCCCTTTTTGTGTGCCATGTCTCTGGTCTCCGCTCAGTGGTGTCTGTTCTTCGCCGGCCGGCTCGTCACGCGATGTCAGTGACCCTCAGGACCGTCAGCTGCTGACGGTGGCCCTGCCGCTTGTGGTAGCCGGTCTTGTTCTTGAACTTGTGGATACGGATCTTGGGACCCTTGGTGTGCTCGAGGATCTCGCCGGTCACCGCGACGTTGGCCAGGGCAGCGGCGTCGGTGGTGACGTTGGCGCCGTCGACTACCAGCGCCACCGGCAGGGACACCTGCGCACCGGGCTCGGACTCGAGCTTCTCGACCTTGACCACGTCTCCGACGGCGACCTTGTACTGCTTGCCGCCGGTCTTGACGATTGCGTAGGTCGCCATCGTTGCTCCTGCCTAACTCTTCTGGGCCGCTGTTCGGCGCGTGGCGCGCGAACTCCCGCGGTGCGGTGGTGGGTCTTGGGCGCGGGCCTGAGCTGGTTCTTTGGCTGAAACCCGCTGACGCCGGCCGAACTGGGCGGCCTGACGACAACTGTCCAAGGGTACTTGACCAGCGGCTACAGGGTCAAACCGGCCCACAACTGGGGGTTAGTCCGGGTGGATCGGCGGCCCCGCGGGGCGGCCCGCCGCGCGTCGGCGCCGCGGACGGCCGCCGGCCGAGCTGACGGGCACCGCCGAAGCGAGCGGTTCCTGCCCCGCGTCGGTGTCTTCGTCGGCGCCTTGGTCGTCGGCGTGTGCGTGGTCGCTTGCGTCGTCGGACTGCGAGTCGTCGTCTTCGGCGTCGGAGACGGAGTCGAGTTCGTCGATGTCGTCCTCGTCCTCTGCGTCTTCGTCGTCGTCGGCGTCGTCGTCCTCGTCGTCGTCGTCGATGTCCTCGTCTTCGAGTTCGTCGAGGTCCTCGTCCTCGTCGTCGAGTTCGTCGGCGTCGTCGTCTTCGTCTTCGTCGGTGTCGTCGTCCGAGTCGTCTTCGCTGTCCTCGGTGTCGTCGAAGTCGCTGTCTTCGGTGTCCTCGAGGTCGGCCGCGGCCCGCGGTTGGGTCTGCTCGTCGGTCTCGGCGGTGAGTTCCTCGTCGGAGTCACCGGATTCCTCGTCGTCATCCCGATCGGCCGCGGCGGCCATCGCCTTGAACATCGGATGTTCGCCCGGAGCGTGCGCCGGGACCTTGGCGACCACGCCCTTGTCAGCGGGTTCTTCGGCGCGGTTCTTCTTCGACCGCCGGTTGCGGCGATTGCCGGTCTCGGACTTGCGACCGGTCGACGGCGCCGAATCAACCGGGTCGGCGTGCAGCAGGATGCCGCGGCCCCCGCAGTTCGGGCAGGAGGAGGAGAACGCCTCGATCAATCCGGTGCCCAACCGCTTGCGGGTCAGCTGCACCAAGCCCAGCGACGTCACCTCGGAGACCTGGTGGCGGGTGCGGTCCCGGGCCAGCGCCTCGGTGAGCCGGCGCAACACCAGGTCGCGGTTGGATTCGAGCACCATGTCGATGAAGTCGATGACCACGATGCCGCCGATGTCACGCAGCCGCAGCTGACGCACGATCTCCTCGGCCGCCTCGAGGTTGTTCTTGGTGACCGTCTGCTCCAGATTGCCGCCGGCGCCGGTGAACTTCCCGGTGTTGACGTCGATGACCGTCATGGCCTCGGTGCGGTCGATCACCAGCGTGCCGCCCGACGGCAGCCACACTTTCCGGTCCATCGCCTTGGCGAGTTGCTCGTCGATGCGGTGCACCGCGAACACGTCCGGCCCGGTCTGTCCTTCCGGCCCGACCGCAGGCTCGTACTTCGTCAGCTTCGAAACAAGGTCCGGCGCAACAGAATTCACGTAGTCATTGATCGTCGTCCACGCCTCGTCGCCGGACACCACCAGACCGGCGAAGTCCTCGTTGAACAGGTCGCGGATGACCTTGACCAGCACATCGGGCTCTTCGTAGAGCGCCACCGCGGCGCCTGCTGCCTTCTGCTTGATTTCGGCCGCCTTGGCCTCGATCTGCTTCCAGCGTTCCTGTAGCCGCGTGACGTCACCGCGGATGTCGTCCTCTTTGACGCCTTCGGACGCCGTGCGGATGATGACGCCGGCGTCCGACGGCACCACCTCACGCAGGATCTCTTTGAGCCGCTGGCGTTCGGTGTCGGGCAGCTTGCGGCTGATGCCGGTGGACGACGCGCCGGGCACATAGACCAGGTAGCGACCGGCCAGCGAGACCTGCGTGGTCAGCCGGGCGCCCTTGTGCCCGACCGGGTCCTTGCTGACCTGCACGACGACGTAGTCGCCGGGTTTGAGGGCTTGTTCGATCTTGCGGTCGGTACCGCCGAGTCCGGCGGCCTCCCAGTTGACTTCGCCGGCGTACAGGACACCGTTGCGGCCGCGACCGATGTCGACGAATGCCGCTTCCATGGACGGCAACACATTTTGGACGATGCCCAGGTAGATGTTGCCGACCAGCGAGGCCGAGGCTGCCGAGGTGACGAAGTGTTCGACGACGATGCCGTCTTCCAGGACCGCTATCTGGGTGTAGCGCGCACCCGGGTGCGGCGGCTCGGTGCGGACCCGGTCGCGCACCACCATGACCCGTTCGACGGCCTCGCGGCGCGCGAGGAATTCGGCTTCGGTCAGTACCGGCGGGCGGCGCCGGCCGGCGTCACGCCCGTCGCGGCGACGCTGTCGTTTGGCCTCCAGACGAGTCGAGCCGTCGATGCCCTTGATCTCGTTGCCCCCGGAGTCGTCACCGCCTCCGGATTTGCCGTTGCGTGGGGGCCGCTCGTGCACGACGGTGTTAGGCGGGTCATCCGGCGCCGGACCGTCCTCGTTGTCGTCAGCGGAGCCCGTTTTCCGCCGCCGCCGACGGCGACGGCGTCGGCTGCCGGCGTCGGCTGAACCGTTCTCGTCGTCGCCAGTGTCGTCGGAGTCGTCCGAGTCGTCGGAGTCGTCGGAATCTTGGCCATCGGTGGCATCAGAGCCGGCATCAGAGTCGACACCGTCGGCGGCACGCTTTTCACCATCGCCGTTGTCCGTGCCCTGGCCTTCGGACTGGCCATCGGGTCCGCCTTGCTCGCCGCGGCCGCGACCCCGGCCGCGCCGGCCCCGACGCCGCCGCTTGCCGGCCGGCCGGTCGGCCTGTTCGTCGTCGTCGTCGCCGTCCTGGCCCTCTGCGTCGTCACCGGGGTCGTCACCGGAGTCGTCGTCGGAATCGTCGTCGGCCGAGTCGTCGTCGACCGGCGCGGTCACGGGTTGGGGTGCGACGAACAACGGCATGTAGTGCGGCCGCTCGACCGCGGTCTCGAGCATCAGCCGGGATTCCGGCTCGTCCGGCGGATCCGCGGCGGGGCTGGGCGCGGTGTCGGCGTCGGACGAGTCGGAGGGCTGGGCGGCCAGCAGATCCCGGACCCGGACCGCGTCGACGTGGTCGACGCTGGAGTGGGCGCTGCGGATCCGGCCGTCGAGCGCGGTCAGCGCGTCGAGCACCCGTCTGCTGGTGGTGCCCAGCGTCCGGGCCAGCGAGTGGACTCTTAGCCGGTCCGGCAGGTCCTGTCGCTGTGTCGGTTCATTTGCTGAGTCTGATGGTGGGGCACCGTCTACCACGTATTCTCCTCAAGCCCCCGGGCGCGTCGTGTCGACGCGGCCACGCGAGGGCTTCGCTATGTGCCCGGGTCTCTTTCTCCCGAGCTTGTGATGGTCTCGCTCCGAGCGGCTCAGGGCGAACCCACTCGGTGCCGTACTGAATGCCGGCTTGACATGCCGCGTCGCATCCATGAAGTGGCGATGGTCGCGCTTGTCTAAGTCTTCATTCGAGTGTCCGACGCCGGTACGACGACGTTCACCCGCAGTCAGTATCCCACATCAGTTCGCAAGCTCGGTCGCCCCTGACCCGAGCGGCGCCCGAAGCACCCGAGATTGCCAGCCGGGGCGCTACCCGCCTGGGAACCAGAGCGCGATTTCCCGCTCGGCCGATTCCGGTGAGTCCGAGCCGTGCACCAGGTTGAACTGCGTCTCCAACCCGAAGTCGCCCCGGATGGTGCCGGGTGTGGCTTTGTCCACCGGGTCGGTCCCGCCGGCCAGCTGACGAAACGCCGTGATCGCCCGCGGGCCGGTCACGATGGCGGCCACTACCGGGGCGGAGGTGATGAATTCGAGCAGTGATCCGAAGAAGGGCTTGCCTTCGTGTTCGGCGTAATGACGGCTGGCCAGCTCCTCATCGACGGTTCTGAGCTGCAGCGCCGCGATGGTGAGGCCCTTTCGCTCGATACGGCTGATTATCTCGCCAATCAGTTGGCGTTGCACGCCGTCGGGCTTGATCAATACGAGGGTCCGCTCGGTCACGCTGCCCAACATAGAGTGCCGACGGGCTGATGCCCAAAACGCGATCGGTCGTCAGGCGCCGGGCGGCACGCCGCGGTCTTGGCGCCGCCGTACCTCGGCGCGGAAGTAGGCGATGAGCGCCCATAACGCCGTGAACAAGACGCCGATGAACCCCACCCCCGGGTAGACCGCAAAACCGGCCAACAGCAGCAGTTGCGCACCCAGATTCACCCAGATCGCCCACGGCTTGCGCTGCACGCCCGCCAGCAGGATCAGCAGCACGGCCAGGCCGATCAGATACCCCAGCGATGGCCCGCTCAGGCCGCCGCCCACCGCCCCTACCACCGGTATGGCCAGCAGCACCACGATCGCTTCCAGGATCAAGGTGGCGGCCATGACGGCGCCGAAACTCTTCCACGGGTCGGGCGCCGCGGCCTGATCCCCGGGCGCGGGCTGTGGGTGCGGATCGTCGGTCATTGCGGATCCCTGCCGAACAGGCTGCGAGCGGCGCCGGCGGTGACGACGGAGCCGGTGACGACTATCCCGGTACCCGACAAGGCCTCCCCTTCGGCGGCCGCGGCGTCGTCGACCAGCGCGGTAGCGGCGTCTATCGCGTCGCGCAGATTCTCCGTGGTGATCACCCGGTCCGGCCCGAACCGTTCTTGGGCCACCAGCGCCAGCGACTGGACGTCCAGCGCTCGCGGTGACCCGTTGTGGGTGACGACGACTGAGTCGAACACCGGCTCGAGCGCCGCCAGGATGCCGTCCACGTCCTTGTCGGCCAGCACGCTGATGATCCCGACCAAGTAGCGGAAATCGAATTCGTCGGTCAGCGACTGCGCCAAGGCGGCCGCTCCGGCAGGGTTGTGGGCGGCGTCGATGAACACCGTGGGAGCGCTGCGCATACGTTCCAGCCGGCCCGGACTGGCGACGGCGGCGAATCCGGCACGCACCGCTTCGACGTCGAGTTGCCGCTGGGCGCCGGCGCCGAAGAAGGCTTCGACGGCCGCGAGCGCGACGACCGCGTTGTGCGCCTGGTGTTCCCCGTGCAGCGGCAGGTAGATGTCTGAGTAGACCCCGCCCAGGCCCTGCAGCTGCAGCACCTGGCCGCCGATGGCGACTTGGCGCCCCAGGACGGCGAATTCGGAATCTTCGCGGGCGACCGCGGCATCGGCGCGTACCGCTTGAGCCAACAGCACTTCCATGGCCTCGGGCACCTGGCGGGCGATGACCGTGACGGTGTCGGGTGCACCTTCGGCGGCCTGGTGGATGATGCCCGCTTTCTCACCGGCGATGCCGGCGATGTCGTCGCCGAGATATTCGACATGGTCGACGCTGACCGGGGTGATGACGGCCACCGGCGCGTTGATCACGTTGGTGGCGTCCCAGCGCCCGCCCATGCCGACCTCGACGATGGCGACGTCGACGGGCGCGTCGGCGAAGGCGGCGAACGCCATCGCGGTCAGCACCTCGAACTTGCTCATGGCGGGCCCGCCGGCGGCCTGCGACTGCTCGTCGACCATGTGGACGAACGGCTCGATTTCACGGTAGGTCGCGACGTATTGGCCCGGGCTGATCGGTTTCCCGTCGATCGAGATGCGTTCCACCGCCGACTGCAGGTGCGGGCTGGTGGTGCGGCCGGTGCGCTGGTGGAACGTCGTGATCAGCGCGTCGACCATCCGCGCGACGGAGGTCTTGCCGTTGGTCCCGGCGATGTGGATCGAGGGGTAGTTGAGCTGCGGAGACCCGAGCAGGTCCATCAGCGCGCTGATCCGCGTCAGGCTCGGCTCGATCTTGGTCTCGGGCCAGCGCTGGTCCAGCAGGTGTTCCACCTGCAGCAACGAGGCGATCTCGTCGGGCGTAGGCGTCACCTCGACCGCCGGTGGGTCATCGGACCAATCGGATTGCTCGAAACTCATTGC from Mycobacterium kubicae includes these protein-coding regions:
- the folC gene encoding bifunctional tetrahydrofolate synthase/dihydrofolate synthase translates to MSFEQSDWSDDPPAVEVTPTPDEIASLLQVEHLLDQRWPETKIEPSLTRISALMDLLGSPQLNYPSIHIAGTNGKTSVARMVDALITTFHQRTGRTTSPHLQSAVERISIDGKPISPGQYVATYREIEPFVHMVDEQSQAAGGPAMSKFEVLTAMAFAAFADAPVDVAIVEVGMGGRWDATNVINAPVAVITPVSVDHVEYLGDDIAGIAGEKAGIIHQAAEGAPDTVTVIARQVPEAMEVLLAQAVRADAAVAREDSEFAVLGRQVAIGGQVLQLQGLGGVYSDIYLPLHGEHQAHNAVVALAAVEAFFGAGAQRQLDVEAVRAGFAAVASPGRLERMRSAPTVFIDAAHNPAGAAALAQSLTDEFDFRYLVGIISVLADKDVDGILAALEPVFDSVVVTHNGSPRALDVQSLALVAQERFGPDRVITTENLRDAIDAATALVDDAAAAEGEALSGTGIVVTGSVVTAGAARSLFGRDPQ
- the obgE gene encoding GTPase ObgE — translated: MPRFVDRVVIHTRAGSGGNGCASVHREKFKPLGGPDGGNGGRGGSVIFVVDPQVHTLLDFHFRPHITAPSGKQGMGSNRDGAAGADLEVKVPDGTVVLDENGRILADLVGAGTRFEAAAGGRGGLGNAALASRARKAPGFALLGEQGEARDLTLELKTVADVGLIGFPSAGKSSLVSVISAAKPKIADYPFTTLAPNLGVVSAGEHSFTVADVPGLIPGASQGRGLGLDFLRHIERCAVLVHVVDCATNDPGRDPISDIDALEAELAAYTPTLQGDAALVDLAERPRAVVLNKIDVPEARELAEFVQDEIAQRGWPVFIVSTVTRENLQPLIFGLWQMITEYRATQPQVVARRPVIRPIPVDDSGFTVESDGHGGFVVSGARPERWVGQTDFDNDEAVGYLADRLARLGVEDELLRLGARPGCAVTIGDMTFDWEPQTPAGAHVAMSGRGTDARLERTDRIGAAERKAARRQRRSHNIGPTTENPDDQPAP
- the rplU gene encoding 50S ribosomal protein L21, with the protein product MATYAIVKTGGKQYKVAVGDVVKVEKLESEPGAQVSLPVALVVDGANVTTDAAALANVAVTGEILEHTKGPKIRIHKFKNKTGYHKRQGHRQQLTVLRVTDIA
- the ndk gene encoding nucleoside-diphosphate kinase, with the protein product MTERTLVLIKPDGVQRQLIGEIISRIERKGLTIAALQLRTVDEELASRHYAEHEGKPFFGSLLEFITSAPVVAAIVTGPRAITAFRQLAGGTDPVDKATPGTIRGDFGLETQFNLVHGSDSPESAEREIALWFPGG
- a CDS encoding DUF4233 domain-containing protein; this translates as MTDDPHPQPAPGDQAAAPDPWKSFGAVMAATLILEAIVVLLAIPVVGAVGGGLSGPSLGYLIGLAVLLILLAGVQRKPWAIWVNLGAQLLLLAGFAVYPGVGFIGVLFTALWALIAYFRAEVRRRQDRGVPPGA
- a CDS encoding Rne/Rng family ribonuclease gives rise to the protein MVDGAPPSDSANEPTQRQDLPDRLRVHSLARTLGTTSRRVLDALTALDGRIRSAHSSVDHVDAVRVRDLLAAQPSDSSDADTAPSPAADPPDEPESRLMLETAVERPHYMPLFVAPQPVTAPVDDDSADDDSDDDSGDDPGDDAEGQDGDDDDEQADRPAGKRRRRGRRGRGRGRGEQGGPDGQSEGQGTDNGDGEKRAADGVDSDAGSDATDGQDSDDSDDSDDSDDTGDDENGSADAGSRRRRRRRRRKTGSADDNEDGPAPDDPPNTVVHERPPRNGKSGGGDDSGGNEIKGIDGSTRLEAKRQRRRDGRDAGRRRPPVLTEAEFLARREAVERVMVVRDRVRTEPPHPGARYTQIAVLEDGIVVEHFVTSAASASLVGNIYLGIVQNVLPSMEAAFVDIGRGRNGVLYAGEVNWEAAGLGGTDRKIEQALKPGDYVVVQVSKDPVGHKGARLTTQVSLAGRYLVYVPGASSTGISRKLPDTERQRLKEILREVVPSDAGVIIRTASEGVKEDDIRGDVTRLQERWKQIEAKAAEIKQKAAGAAVALYEEPDVLVKVIRDLFNEDFAGLVVSGDEAWTTINDYVNSVAPDLVSKLTKYEPAVGPEGQTGPDVFAVHRIDEQLAKAMDRKVWLPSGGTLVIDRTEAMTVIDVNTGKFTGAGGNLEQTVTKNNLEAAEEIVRQLRLRDIGGIVVIDFIDMVLESNRDLVLRRLTEALARDRTRHQVSEVTSLGLVQLTRKRLGTGLIEAFSSSCPNCGGRGILLHADPVDSAPSTGRKSETGNRRNRRSKKNRAEEPADKGVVAKVPAHAPGEHPMFKAMAAAADRDDDEESGDSDEELTAETDEQTQPRAAADLEDTEDSDFDDTEDSEDDSDDDTDEDEDDDADELDDEDEDLDELEDEDIDDDDEDDDADDDEDAEDEDDIDELDSVSDAEDDDSQSDDASDHAHADDQGADEDTDAGQEPLASAVPVSSAGGRPRRRRAAGRPAGPPIHPD
- the rpmA gene encoding 50S ribosomal protein L27 — translated: MAHKKGASSSRNGRDSAAQRLGVKRFGGQIVKAGEILVRQRGTKFHPGVNVGRGGDDTLFAKASGAVEFGIKRGRKTVSIVGPSAD
- a CDS encoding TetR/AcrR family transcriptional regulator, coding for MPSVTRKPQANRQLRREQMERRLLEATERLMRDGASFTELSVDRLATEAGISRASFYIYFEDKGDLLRRLAGQVFGDLTSGAQRWWGVAWRHDPEDLRAAMSAIIASYRRHQPVLVALNEMAAYDPVTTETYGQLLTAVSERLTKVIEDGQADGSIRRHLPAATMASALTWMVERACQQNLPANPPEYDAELATSLTEIVWGALYLKPASAQ
- the proB gene encoding glutamate 5-kinase; protein product: MTSPHREAVRTARSLVVKVGTTALTTPAGMFDVNRLAELAEAIEARMKAGSDVVIVSSGAIAAGLEPLGLSRRPKDLATKQAAASVGQVALVNSWSAAFARYGRTVGQVLLTAHDISMRVQHNNAQRTLDRLRSLHAVAIVNENDTVATNEIRFGDNDRLSALVAHLVGADALVLLSDIDGLYNADPRKTPGARFIPEVSGPADLDGVIAGAGSHLGTGGMASKMSSALLAADAGVPVLLAPATNAASALTDASVGTVFAARPERMSARRFWVRYAAESAGSLTLDDGAVRAVLRQRRSLLPAGITAVSGRFFGGDVVELVGPDTAVVARGVVAYDANELAAIMGRSTSELPGELRRPAVHADDLVAV